In Xiphias gladius isolate SHS-SW01 ecotype Sanya breed wild chromosome 16, ASM1685928v1, whole genome shotgun sequence, a genomic segment contains:
- the LOC120801236 gene encoding dynein light chain Tctex-type 3-like, translated as MEEYNSGEEVLFNADEASVSVKECIEGVIGGTDYNQSKVNQWTAGIVEHSLTHLVKQGRPFKYIVNCTIMQKSGAGLHTANSCYWDTATDGSCTVRWENRTMYCVVSVFAVAL; from the exons ATGGAGGAGTATAACTCTGGAGAAGAG GTTCTCTTCAATGCTGATGAGGCCAGTGTCTCAGTTAAAGAG TGTATTGAAGGTGTCATTGGTGGAACAGACTATAATCAGAGTAAAGTCAACCAGTGGACGGCAGGCATAGTGGAGCATTCTCTGACTCACCTGGTGAAACAGGGACGGCCGTTCAAATACATAG TAAACTGTACCATCATGCAGAAGAGCGGTGCTGGTCTCCACACGGCCAACTCCTGCTACTGGGACACTGCCACTGACG GAAGCTGCACTGTCCGGTGGGAGAACCGCACCATGTACTGTGTGGTCAGTGTGTTCGCTGTGGCACTGTGA